From Candidatus Desulfarcum epimagneticum, a single genomic window includes:
- a CDS encoding hypothetical protein (Evidence 5 : Unknown function): MAEQKTREQLREMFKQGSKPSGNDFFDLIQSTLIFKDDGISKTPDPDLPIQIRSKGDEERLLDFYAQEQADDDKPRWRIYQKPSTVDEPGLTIADADDNARIFIQNKTGKIGFGTRTPAAGLEIKDRTPGIRLSGDPDASSGIQMRKQNGAFGFDIVHDGAKNALRVDAYENGKVKGSPLLLDRETGNVGMGISSPAERLHVDGAVRAKKFVGDGSGLTGISAGGGGGLGEGASFVDGKLGIGVEDPSADLEVNGSIGAEILSGRQVRAEKVSASSIVCRGKDMMSIILELTRRIEELEGNQS; encoded by the coding sequence ATGGCCGAGCAGAAAACACGCGAACAACTCAGGGAAATGTTCAAACAGGGATCCAAACCCTCCGGAAACGATTTTTTTGATTTGATTCAGTCCACGCTGATCTTCAAAGACGACGGGATCAGCAAGACCCCCGACCCGGATTTGCCCATCCAGATTCGGTCCAAGGGAGACGAGGAGCGCCTCCTTGATTTTTACGCCCAGGAGCAGGCCGACGACGACAAGCCAAGATGGCGCATTTACCAGAAGCCCTCCACCGTGGACGAGCCCGGTCTCACCATCGCGGACGCCGACGACAACGCCCGGATCTTCATCCAGAACAAAACCGGCAAAATCGGCTTCGGAACCAGGACCCCGGCCGCCGGCCTGGAGATCAAAGACAGGACGCCCGGCATTCGGCTGTCCGGCGATCCCGACGCGTCCTCCGGTATCCAGATGCGCAAGCAAAACGGGGCGTTTGGTTTCGACATTGTGCACGACGGCGCGAAAAACGCCCTTCGGGTGGACGCCTATGAAAACGGCAAAGTCAAAGGCAGCCCCCTTCTGCTGGACCGGGAGACCGGGAATGTGGGCATGGGAATTTCCTCTCCCGCCGAGCGTCTCCATGTGGACGGCGCGGTTCGGGCCAAAAAATTCGTGGGCGACGGCTCGGGTCTCACCGGCATCAGCGCCGGCGGCGGGGGCGGCCTGGGAGAGGGCGCCTCATTTGTGGACGGCAAGCTGGGCATCGGGGTGGAGGACCCCAGCGCCGATCTGGAGGTGAACGGATCCATCGGGGCCGAGATCCTTTCAGGAAGGCAGGTCCGGGCGGAAAAAGTGTCCGCGTCCAGCATTGTGTGCCGGGGAAAAGACATGATGTCGATCATTCTGGAATTGACCAGGCGCATTGAGGAGCTGGAGGGGAATCAGTCATGA
- a CDS encoding conserved hypothetical protein (Evidence 4 : Unknown function but conserved in other organisms) has translation MAIQLNRDGLSQKARLLKAFDPGYVSAGDLSPEKLARLAKEYASKLNFFDLNHAKSGDWESFFDADPERVAACLKDPDAFFEKSEIPEKFGSPHYALFMAFLKLLRHPGKQFERLSQRHLDFYYEKVLGLERKEAAPDAVHVIFEAAPDAGDVLMEKGTLLDAGKDDQGLDLRYELDESILVNSGALSEIKTLFVHRPLVPIREIHSENARNEKDPAGFEKALRVVLGAPDPGDPFPLYPSGKKGDAPVDLNFLMGMFEKMISGKSDAEMEGYVRQCLHFPGLDDFKACMAVAVKARDAFKENGLFDAKQWDGAYRRLEKAHRNRMDADRMAELKNERQNPAHPDANIAFDALMRLALGDPDPGKSLPSMPAADFAELEKKAGKDDLGALIYIREKLFMGKDDFLALMEIHRDSSAKAGDARWQKGYEILERARRKKRDFVYPDMGRKETIGIYPGEIPASPPGDQSKFKAFGSAPAAGKSESSWLPAFAVSSPVLAAESGERTLVLSVICKAGSWDPGEVSGMLSRGVDIFEAFVMSGGSRVDPDSVKVSADSRGLRFELSLSAQSPALSPGKAGDTDYFEGALWPFVVVRLKEIPAGSGDIAKRIHYDLFSGAVVEKIAIEARVRGLSGLLFKNAAGIPDPKKGAFTLFGKSPKKGDGFFLAHPELSRSRLTRLAFHFDWDGLPGDFQSHYRVYDQAVPGSGRKNEDFKASLKVWSQKRLMTLDDGSKALFAASESGGLARESEMAFSAFDDLIYYKPDPSETGALKNPLDWSLYFKLEFDGPDFLHELYPGALAWASAQSADPRKVPKVPSPYEPLLAALSVDYTAAAETDFTKSAAGKKEVALSRLHPFGFSSAGGERPALFPRFEDEGSLFIGIQELKTPADISILFELSPAAFYEDVPAPDIEWSYLKDSGWKAFEPVEILKDATSGLMNTGIVSLTLPETAGTNNPALPEGVRWIRASAAQNTRAVSDIIELAPQAAKAVFKNMSGSEGAPDAAQNPPGILAAGSIQAAADPHPAIASVRQPHSSFGGRAKENRTGFHKRISERLRHKNRAVSPRDYESLVLEKFPEIYKAKCLRKGELNDSGKVDVTLVVVPDISGSSPFFPLEPKAPFYLLNEIEKYLKSAASPFVNISVKNPRYEQITYRFAVRFLKEYNQGYYLKRLNEDVIRFLSPWAYTGEADLGFGTSIENASVVNFMEGLHYVDYVANLKLFNQVDPGAGSSIAPGDEFDFGVSLSSKKYAAVTRPDAILVSATGHMIDHIYTEYYEPSLYEGIGYLILGLDFIIGILDREEDPSLYDYEGMGSKDFREKGLGHVLVGRNLVIWPDDRKEDMSVYDYDGVGSKDFHDRGLGHMMTGRNFVVRPDEKEEVPMDRRDPGVGDVTIGSDFILQ, from the coding sequence ATGGCGATTCAATTAAATCGGGACGGCTTAAGCCAGAAGGCGCGCCTGCTCAAGGCGTTTGATCCCGGGTATGTGTCGGCCGGGGACCTGTCGCCGGAAAAACTGGCGCGTCTGGCAAAAGAATATGCCTCGAAACTCAATTTTTTCGACCTGAACCACGCCAAAAGCGGCGACTGGGAATCGTTTTTCGACGCGGACCCGGAGAGGGTGGCGGCCTGCCTGAAAGACCCGGACGCGTTTTTCGAAAAATCGGAGATTCCGGAAAAATTCGGCTCCCCCCATTACGCGCTTTTTATGGCGTTTTTAAAGCTTTTGCGCCATCCCGGGAAACAGTTTGAGCGTCTTTCCCAAAGGCATCTGGATTTTTATTATGAAAAGGTCCTGGGCCTTGAAAGAAAAGAGGCCGCCCCGGACGCCGTTCATGTGATCTTTGAGGCGGCGCCGGACGCCGGGGATGTCCTGATGGAGAAAGGGACCCTTCTGGACGCCGGGAAAGACGACCAGGGGCTGGACCTTCGATACGAGCTGGATGAGAGTATCCTGGTGAATTCCGGGGCGCTGTCTGAAATCAAAACCCTTTTTGTTCACCGCCCCCTGGTTCCCATCCGGGAGATTCACAGCGAAAACGCCCGAAACGAAAAGGACCCGGCCGGGTTTGAAAAGGCCCTGCGGGTGGTCCTGGGCGCCCCGGACCCGGGGGACCCCTTTCCTTTGTATCCTTCGGGAAAAAAGGGGGACGCCCCCGTGGACCTGAACTTTCTGATGGGGATGTTCGAAAAGATGATCTCCGGGAAAAGCGACGCCGAAATGGAGGGCTATGTCCGCCAATGTCTCCATTTTCCCGGTCTGGATGATTTCAAGGCATGCATGGCCGTGGCGGTCAAAGCCCGGGACGCCTTTAAGGAAAACGGCCTGTTCGACGCCAAACAGTGGGACGGGGCCTACCGGCGGCTGGAAAAGGCCCATCGAAACCGCATGGACGCCGACCGCATGGCCGAGCTGAAAAACGAGCGTCAAAACCCGGCCCATCCGGACGCCAACATCGCCTTTGACGCGCTCATGAGGCTGGCCCTGGGAGACCCGGACCCGGGAAAATCCCTTCCCTCCATGCCCGCCGCCGATTTCGCCGAGCTGGAGAAAAAGGCCGGAAAAGACGACCTGGGGGCTTTGATCTATATCCGTGAAAAACTGTTCATGGGAAAGGACGATTTCCTCGCCCTGATGGAGATTCACAGGGACTCTTCCGCCAAAGCCGGGGACGCGCGGTGGCAAAAAGGCTATGAAATCCTGGAGAGGGCCCGGCGAAAAAAACGGGATTTCGTCTATCCCGATATGGGCCGGAAGGAAACCATCGGCATTTACCCGGGCGAGATCCCCGCGTCCCCCCCGGGGGACCAGTCCAAGTTCAAGGCGTTCGGCTCCGCTCCGGCGGCCGGGAAAAGCGAGTCTTCGTGGCTTCCGGCTTTCGCGGTCTCGTCCCCGGTCCTGGCCGCGGAAAGCGGCGAACGGACCCTGGTCCTTTCCGTGATCTGCAAGGCCGGCTCCTGGGACCCGGGGGAGGTCTCCGGGATGTTGAGCCGGGGAGTGGACATTTTCGAGGCGTTTGTCATGTCCGGGGGAAGCCGCGTGGACCCGGATTCGGTGAAGGTGTCCGCCGATTCCAGAGGACTTCGCTTCGAGCTTTCCCTCTCGGCGCAAAGCCCGGCTCTTTCGCCCGGAAAGGCCGGGGACACTGATTATTTCGAGGGCGCGCTCTGGCCCTTCGTGGTCGTCAGGCTCAAAGAGATCCCCGCCGGGTCGGGCGATATCGCCAAACGGATTCATTATGACCTTTTTTCAGGCGCCGTCGTGGAAAAGATCGCCATTGAGGCCCGGGTCAGGGGGCTTTCAGGGCTTCTTTTCAAAAACGCCGCCGGAATCCCGGACCCGAAAAAGGGCGCGTTCACCCTGTTCGGAAAATCCCCGAAAAAAGGCGACGGCTTTTTCCTGGCGCATCCGGAGCTGAGCCGAAGCCGGCTGACGCGCCTGGCGTTTCATTTTGACTGGGACGGCCTTCCCGGGGATTTCCAGTCCCATTACCGGGTCTACGACCAGGCCGTTCCCGGTTCCGGACGAAAGAACGAAGATTTCAAGGCGTCCCTGAAAGTCTGGAGTCAGAAAAGGCTCATGACCCTGGATGACGGCTCAAAGGCCCTGTTCGCCGCCTCCGAATCCGGCGGGCTCGCGCGCGAATCAGAGATGGCCTTTTCGGCTTTTGATGATCTCATTTACTACAAGCCCGACCCCTCCGAGACCGGGGCGCTGAAAAACCCCCTGGACTGGAGCCTGTATTTCAAACTGGAGTTTGACGGGCCGGATTTCCTCCATGAACTCTATCCCGGGGCCCTGGCCTGGGCGTCGGCCCAGTCCGCCGATCCCCGGAAAGTCCCGAAGGTCCCCTCCCCGTATGAGCCGCTTTTAGCGGCGCTGTCCGTGGATTACACGGCGGCGGCGGAGACGGATTTTACAAAAAGCGCCGCCGGAAAGAAAGAGGTCGCGCTGTCGCGCCTGCATCCCTTTGGATTTTCAAGCGCCGGGGGCGAAAGACCGGCCCTCTTTCCCCGGTTCGAGGACGAGGGAAGCCTGTTTATCGGAATTCAGGAATTAAAGACACCGGCGGACATCTCCATCCTGTTTGAGCTTTCCCCGGCGGCGTTTTACGAGGATGTCCCGGCGCCGGACATTGAGTGGAGCTATCTCAAAGACTCGGGATGGAAGGCGTTCGAGCCGGTGGAAATCTTAAAGGACGCCACCTCGGGGCTCATGAACACCGGGATCGTCTCCCTGACCCTTCCGGAGACGGCCGGGACGAACAACCCGGCGCTGCCCGAAGGGGTCCGCTGGATACGGGCGTCGGCGGCCCAAAACACCCGGGCCGTCTCGGATATCATTGAGCTGGCGCCCCAGGCGGCGAAGGCTGTTTTTAAAAACATGTCCGGCTCCGAAGGGGCGCCGGACGCGGCCCAGAACCCGCCCGGGATCCTGGCCGCCGGCTCCATCCAGGCGGCGGCGGATCCCCATCCGGCCATCGCCTCCGTCCGCCAGCCCCACAGCTCCTTCGGGGGACGGGCCAAGGAGAACCGGACCGGTTTCCATAAACGGATCAGCGAGCGGCTGCGCCACAAAAACAGGGCCGTGTCCCCCCGGGATTATGAAAGCCTGGTTCTGGAGAAATTCCCGGAAATCTACAAGGCCAAGTGCTTAAGAAAGGGCGAGCTGAATGACTCCGGAAAGGTGGATGTGACCCTGGTGGTGGTCCCGGACATCTCCGGATCCAGCCCGTTTTTCCCCCTGGAGCCCAAGGCCCCGTTTTATCTTTTGAACGAAATCGAGAAGTATCTGAAATCCGCGGCCTCGCCCTTTGTGAACATATCGGTGAAAAATCCCCGGTACGAGCAGATCACCTACCGGTTCGCCGTGAGATTTTTAAAGGAATACAACCAGGGCTATTACTTGAAGCGCTTAAACGAAGACGTGATCCGTTTCCTGTCGCCCTGGGCCTACACGGGCGAGGCCGATTTGGGATTTGGGACCTCCATTGAAAACGCCTCGGTGGTGAATTTCATGGAGGGCCTTCATTATGTGGACTATGTGGCCAACCTCAAGCTCTTCAACCAGGTGGATCCGGGGGCCGGCTCATCCATCGCCCCGGGCGACGAATTTGACTTCGGCGTCAGCTTAAGCTCGAAAAAATACGCGGCCGTGACCCGCCCCGACGCCATCCTGGTGTCCGCCACCGGGCACATGATCGACCACATTTACACCGAATACTACGAGCCCAGCCTCTACGAGGGCATCGGGTATCTCATCCTGGGCCTGGATTTCATCATCGGCATCCTGGATCGGGAGGAGGACCCGTCCCTCTATGATTACGAGGGAATGGGGTCAAAGGATTTCAGGGAAAAGGGCCTGGGGCATGTCCTGGTGGGCCGGAACCTCGTCATATGGCCCGATGACCGAAAAGAGGACATGTCCGTTTACGATTATGACGGCGTGGGATCAAAGGATTTTCATGACCGGGGCCTGGGCCACATGATGACGGGGCGGAACTTTGTGGTCCGGCCCGATGAGAAAGAGGAGGTCCCCATGGATCGCCGGGACCCGGGAGTGGGGGATGTGACCATCGGAAGCGATTTTATTTTACAGTAA
- a CDS encoding conserved hypothetical protein (Evidence 4 : Unknown function but conserved in other organisms), with protein sequence MASLSKKRRALYIEFLRRRLSGNYKQEKKMSDFIIVDGDMVNFLPPFGSAIVVPIPTTITGSGENKATKKKACVDGDETSVESAGCMYMAPPYVIPGTGTLKIDKLAGDQLAKKTNSGGKAVMLKGAQFDAVFEVQSPAMMPPPPSTPDSMTKYSGGKGMFINSNMTVKAG encoded by the coding sequence ATGGCCTCACTCTCAAAAAAACGCCGCGCCTTGTATATCGAATTTTTACGACGCCGCTTAAGCGGAAATTATAAACAGGAGAAAAAAATGTCGGATTTTATCATTGTGGACGGAGACATGGTCAATTTTCTGCCGCCCTTCGGCTCGGCCATTGTGGTTCCCATTCCCACCACCATCACGGGCTCCGGGGAAAACAAGGCCACGAAGAAAAAGGCCTGCGTGGACGGCGACGAGACCAGCGTGGAGTCGGCCGGGTGCATGTACATGGCGCCGCCCTACGTGATCCCGGGGACCGGGACCCTTAAAATCGACAAACTGGCCGGGGACCAGCTGGCCAAAAAAACCAATTCCGGGGGCAAGGCCGTGATGCTCAAAGGCGCCCAGTTCGACGCGGTGTTCGAGGTCCAGAGCCCGGCCATGATGCCGCCGCCCCCCTCCACGCCGGACAGCATGACCAAGTACAGCGGGGGCAAGGGGATGTTTATCAACTCCAACATGACCGTGAAGGCCGGTTAA
- a CDS encoding hypothetical protein (Evidence 5 : Unknown function), translating to MAENAQRHLLLGGDTVFMSPEGLPDPVSITLESAGRMGRGERRLCVSANGEECPLPALPPAAGEEWELKASYVSGEFQKKGSGTLTLSGPAGAMPSPAGVSLAPGTAFEAVFEVETPANSEGEGGDPEKEYKGTAALADGGNGEGAGGADEFLLAGDLILFAHPEDSKSPLNFFTDLDARSGGVSVFAPAKAIKLAPSGKTLRGGRALFMEEDIRALSIPGCDYCMDGHASGGKGTVSFEGFSADYEPCGGKIEGRTPLTSKTRLIARFDVAEPARKTPGGPADPETVYRGVGKFCPIQ from the coding sequence ATGGCTGAAAACGCGCAAAGACATCTGCTCCTGGGCGGGGACACGGTTTTCATGTCCCCCGAAGGGCTCCCGGACCCGGTTTCCATCACCCTTGAAAGCGCAGGCCGAATGGGCCGGGGGGAGAGGCGCCTGTGCGTCTCCGCAAACGGGGAAGAATGTCCGCTCCCGGCTCTTCCGCCGGCCGCCGGGGAAGAATGGGAACTCAAGGCGTCTTACGTCTCGGGGGAATTCCAGAAAAAGGGGTCCGGGACCCTGACCCTGTCGGGCCCCGCCGGGGCCATGCCGTCGCCCGCCGGCGTTTCCCTGGCGCCGGGAACGGCGTTTGAGGCCGTCTTTGAGGTGGAGACGCCGGCGAATTCGGAGGGAGAGGGCGGCGATCCGGAGAAAGAATACAAGGGAACGGCCGCTTTGGCGGACGGCGGAAACGGGGAGGGGGCCGGGGGCGCGGACGAGTTTCTGCTCGCCGGGGACCTGATTCTTTTCGCCCATCCCGAGGACTCGAAATCGCCGCTGAATTTTTTCACGGACTTAGACGCCCGGTCAGGCGGCGTCAGCGTGTTCGCGCCCGCGAAGGCCATCAAGCTGGCCCCTTCGGGAAAGACCCTTCGGGGCGGCCGCGCCCTTTTCATGGAGGAGGATATCCGGGCGCTTTCCATCCCCGGATGCGATTACTGCATGGACGGGCACGCCTCCGGGGGGAAGGGGACGGTGTCCTTTGAGGGGTTTTCCGCGGATTATGAGCCATGCGGGGGGAAAATAGAGGGCCGGACGCCTTTGACCTCGAAAACAAGGCTCATCGCCCGGTTCGATGTGGCCGAGCCGGCCCGCAAAACCCCGGGCGGCCCCGCCGATCCCGAGACCGTTTACCGGGGGGTCGGCAAGTTCTGCCCGATTCAATGA
- a CDS encoding putative phage baseplate protein (Evidence 3 : Putative function from multiple computational evidences; Product type s : structure): MVAPGEPKCKPKRITQRIFIKMESYRGFLGQGWSFPPVFDSNSGQVSMSAAEDNIRQSVWTILSTSPGERVMRPDFGCDLKSLMFEESDQGLKRDIVSMVSKSLLVYEPRIQVDFVEAIEDEEDPGKILIHIDYTIKTTNSRKNIVYPFYLHEASYL; the protein is encoded by the coding sequence GTGGTCGCCCCCGGCGAGCCAAAATGCAAACCCAAACGCATCACACAAAGGATTTTTATCAAAATGGAATCATACAGGGGTTTTTTGGGGCAGGGATGGTCCTTTCCCCCGGTCTTTGACTCAAACAGCGGCCAGGTGAGCATGTCCGCCGCCGAAGACAATATCCGGCAAAGTGTCTGGACGATTCTGTCCACCTCCCCGGGGGAGCGGGTCATGCGCCCGGACTTCGGGTGCGATTTGAAGTCTTTGATGTTTGAGGAGAGCGACCAGGGACTTAAGCGGGACATCGTGTCGATGGTGTCCAAATCTCTTCTCGTGTATGAGCCCCGGATTCAGGTGGATTTCGTGGAGGCGATCGAGGATGAGGAGGATCCAGGCAAAATTCTGATCCACATTGATTACACGATCAAAACCACCAATTCCCGGAAAAATATCGTGTATCCCTTTTACCTGCATGAGGCGTCTTATCTCTAA